In Cyprinus carpio isolate SPL01 chromosome A1, ASM1834038v1, whole genome shotgun sequence, the following proteins share a genomic window:
- the LOC109095481 gene encoding uncharacterized protein LOC109095481, which produces MRRFVYLLIFIFASGNTLLNLRKGCGEKILGEGTGRVQYSLHPNSLLFNRITSDSTEKLLDVTCTWIIDAHENQTFWIEVSSFGEGAHIGIKFGDGNTLTYEREERALFSGTGRTIIKWSLRRTDETFATLHLRWNTSEDSHTLALIPYTHSDADPVSPSPNGSNDVTYTPDIPVTSNAAPKTHSLRGENIQQGGGVSDLDDKRRPLFLQEITNNRKETAGAWISDLPLTGTHSYFDTQTSSALDTHVNTLTMLSTEPSLAQSSTEIQLPLLSVQTTPRQATDVATTSTLLATNNVAHTVLHRGSSHHMHTHALELHKINSKTSQRGDSSSMFPTSSFMTVSPHYIQPFNKTSKQKDFLSDSSYKAKATTETVPNKDVFTISENTGTSQFNSIFWSSNTISDDNQPISSEMDRTERSPRSTNPDQNITNQTIYDDSVLTTSAPARVSKFPDVNQTNTLAFSDSDTAEYSGYSTSPSEASINVTSENEPTTSDEFMRTSRNTLASPTLTSLEASTTHMSHTIQSHRDTSTQEISSTSSSISYRTSHNNNKISAFTTFPTTIPPDQTPTKSPSTPEGDKGLLPSESDCLGLACTTYLPSTVRGKQEIPITSSPPVSLSSPQISPNVTSDLMVENSTTVRFENRTDLEEPGVSPSQVQNTNTKSSMQTEFSTYTSTPQYSPHSSENTQSNVGFSDVSDISEMSSGQTVGRSHLSPTQTSATGSKMTIGLSPFNDIHTRSTKITNGFTAHTTVTLRTSSDITTPYITQASTADRGIRTSTSISVTTPHWQSSQTSAVHPPSITTPQINPHATSTETTLFQVKTHFPVHKPSTIRPPQHITTSSYLIQTKAHTVSTQAVTQTSWIHSSASSFDRKWPHGRHYFIVKDQPAIIKEKTFQVLLQIVLERDYAPSMRLHEVETFLQILSGFQNQHVTWHSGPVLQTVVQFQTVEALSWLGRMESLLQQVGLNPLPKKGIFVGGVRVKNITVGGLQTDVCEWLFECLSGFQCVSLKGNATCTSVCHSEYCKHQGICVHRLGQQPICQCPVGEDYWFMGQRCDFRMTRPRLVGVCFGVLIAVAAVMALLSYLTVRRFKTTLMQAKVEQTRSSYRRFNHFDELSARFWGRSWAGSQDSLDNPAFTRSDELLHLRALDRTCCYHDDTLSVVSTYHGSGTHLNTIYPHGSQYGWDLSNCSLADGVVDSGKASDLSVCSWPIEPIQWTPFPLLQQLNKNTTTVKVSRPRSYCEGMELVDLEKSWTA; this is translated from the exons ATGCGTCGTTTTGTGTatcttctcatatttattttcgCTTCAG GTAACACACTGCTGAACTTGAGGAAAGGCTGTGGAGAGAAAATTCTTGGAGAGGGGACCGGCAGAGTTCAGTACTCTTTACACCCAAACAGCcttttatttaacagaattaCCAGTGACAGCACAGAAAAACTGTTGGACGTTACCTGCACATGGATTATTGATGCACATGAAAATCAGACTTTTTGGATAGAGGTCAGTTCCTTTGGGGAAGGTGCTCATATTGGAATTAAATTTGGGGATGGGAATACACTGACCTATGAAAGAGAGGAGCGGGCACTGTTCTCTGGCACTGGGAGAACCATCATTAAATGGAGCTTGAGAAGGACTGATGAAACCTTTGCCACATTACATCTGA gaTGGAACACGTCAGAGGACAGTCACACTCTTGCTTTGATTCCTTACACCCACTCTGATGCTGACCCAGTGTCTCCCTCTCCGAATGGCTCAAATGATGTAACCTACACCCCTGACATTCCAGTGACCAGCAATGCAGCCCCTAAAACACACTCTCTCAGGGGTGAGAATATACAGCAGGGCGGAGGTGTGTCTGACCTGGACGATAAGCGCAGACCCCTCTTTCTGCAGGAAATCACCAACAATAGAAAGGAAACGGCTGGAGCCTGGATCTCCGACCTTCCACTCACTGGCACACATTCTTATTTTGATACACAAACCAGCTCTGCCCTTgacacacacgtgaacacactCACAATGTTGTCCACTGAACCTTCTTTGGCTCAGTCTTCCACTGAAATCCAATTACCACTGCTGTCTGTACAAACTACACCCCGACAGGCAACTGATGTGGCTACAACAAGTACACTTTTAGCCACAAACAATGTTGCACACACTGTATTACATAGAGGAAGTTCacatcacatgcacacacatgcactcgaACTGCACAAAATTAACTCCAAAACAAGTCAAAGAGGTGATTCAAGTTCAATGTTTCCTACTTCCAGCTTTATGACAGTAAGTCCACATTATATTCAGCCATTCAACAAAACTTCTAAACAAAAAGACTTCCTTAGTGACAGTTCTTACAAGGCTAAAGCAACCACAGAGACGGTCCCAAATAAAGATGTGTTTACAATATCAGAGAACACTGGGACGagtcaatttaattcaattttttggAGTTCAAACACAATCTCAGATGACAATCAACCTATATCATCAGAGATGGACAGGACAGAGCGCTCTCCAAGGTCAACTAATCCAGATCAAAACATTACTAATCAAACAATCTACGATGATTCAGTACTCACTACTAGTGCGCCTGCTAGAGTATCAAAGTTTCCAGATGTCAATCAAACCAACACATTAGCATTTTCTGATAGCGACACGGCTGAATACTCAGGTTACTCCACGTCTCCAAGTGAGGCATCAATAAATGTTACCAGTGAGAATGAGCCAACAACTTCAGACGAGTTCATGCGGACTTCACGGAACACACTTGCATCTCCAACTTTAACTTCTCTGGAAGCATCAACCACCCACATGTCACACACCATCCAAAGTCACCGCGATACAAGCACCCAAGAAATCAGTTCTACATCTTCGTCAATCTCTTACCGGACTtcacacaacaataacaaaatcaGTGCCTTCACCACCTTCCCAACTACCATCCCTCCAGACCAGACCCCTACTAAGAGTCCTAGTACACCAGAAGGGGACAAGGGTCTGCTACCATCTGAAAGTGATTGCCTCGGTCTTGCATGCACCACATATTTACCATCAACAGTAAGAGGCAAACAAGAAATCCCCATCACCAGCTCTCCACCAGTCTCTTTGTCGAGTCCTCAGATTAGTCCTAATGTGACTTCTGACCTCATGGTGGAAAATAGCACTACAGTGAGATTTGAGAACCGCACTGATTTAGAGGAACCTGGTGTGTCCCCATCACAAGTCCAGAATACCAACACAAAATCAAGTATGCAAACTGAATTCTCTACATACACATCTACACCCCAGTATTCACCTCATTCTTCTGAAAACAcgcagagcaatgtaggattttCCGATGTAAGTGATATCAGTGAGATGAGTAGTGGTCAAACAGTGGGTAGAAGTCATCTGAGTCCTACTCAGACTAGTGCGACAGGTTCAAAGATGACTATTGGCTTATCTCCTTTTAATGACATTCATACCAGATCAACAAAAATCACTAATGGCTTTACTGCCCACACTACTGTCACATTGAGGACTTCATCTGACATCACAACTCCTTACATCACACAGGCCAGTACAGCTGATCGTGGCATTCGAACCAGCACATCTATTAGTGTGACCACTCCACATTGGCAAAGCAGTCAGACCTCTGCGGTTCATCCACCTTCAATAACTACCCCACAGATTAATCCACATGCCACGTCCACAGAAACGACTTTGTTCCAGGTCAAGACACACTTTCCAGTGCATAAACCCAGCACTATCAGACCTCCCCAACATATAACCACAAGCTCTTATCTTATTCAAACAAAAGCACACACAGTATCTACACAAGCAGTCACTCAGACATCTTGGATCCATTCTTCTGCATCCAGCTTTGACAGGAAGTGGCCACATGGACGACATTATTTTATAGTGAAGGACCAGCCAGCAATCATCAAGG agAAAACATTTCAAGTACTCTTACAAATCGTTCTGGAAAGAGATTATGCCCCTAGTATGAGGTTGCATGAG GTGGAGACATTCCTGCAGATCCTTTCTGGATTTCAGAATCAACATGTGACCTGGCACAg TGGTCCAGTTCTGCAAACAGTAGTCCAGTTCCAAACAGTGGAAGCACTGTCCTGGCTGGGAAGGATGGAGTCTCTGTTACAGCAGGTGGGGTTAAACCCATTGCCAAAGAAAGGAATTTTTGTGGGTGGAGTTAGAGTGAAGAATATTACTGTGGGAG GTTTGCAGACAGATGTTTGTGAATGGCTGTTTGAATGTCTATCTGGGTTCCAGTGTGTTTCTTTAAAAGGCAATGCCACCTGTACATCCGTGTGCCACTCTGAATACTGTAAACATCAGGGAATCTGTGTCCATCGCCTTGGGCAACAGCCTATCTGTC AGTGTCCTGTTGGGGAGGATTACTGGTTTATGGGTCAGCGTTGTGACTTCCGCATGACCCGGCCGCGTTTGGTGGGCGTGTGCTTTGGTGTACTGATTGCTGTTGCAGCAGTCATGGCTCTTCTGTCTTATCTCACGGTGCGCCGTTTTAAAACCACACTAATGCAAGCCAAAGTGGAACAAACACGCAGCAG TTATCGCAGATTTAATCACTTTGATGAGCTTTCGGCTCGTTTTTGGGGAAGGTCCTGGGCGGGTTCTCAGGACTCATTGGACAACCCTGCCTTCACCCGCTCTGATGAATTATTACACTTGCGAGCACTGGACCGTACCTGCTGTTACCATGACGACACTCTTTCTGTGGTATCCACATACCACGGTAGTGGAACACACCTAAACACCATCTATCCTCATGG TTCTCAGTATGGTTGGGATCTCAGCAACTGCAGCTTGGCAGATGGTGTGGTGGATTCTGGGAAGGCTAGTGACCTGTCAGTCTGTAGCTGGCCGATCGAGCCGATTCAGTGGACACCATTCCCTTTGCTGCAGCAGCTTAACAAGAATACCACCACA GTGAAAGTGTCTCGTCCTCGCTCTTACTGTGAAGGCATGGAACTTGTGGATTTAGAGAAGAGTTGGACAGCTTAA
- the LOC109095401 gene encoding voltage-dependent calcium channel gamma-3 subunit-like has translation MKETNPNLSYFTRKGARHEELVPKLLANFTDKVTDRAGSRMKVCNRGVQMLLTTAGAFVAFSLMTIAVGTDYWLYSRGVCRTKSVNDNDTNRKNEEVLTHSGLWRQCCMEGIFKGVCKNIDHFLEDADYEQDAAEYLLRAVRASSLFPIMSVGLLFIGGVCVAASEFYKSRHNVILSAGIFFVSAGLSNIIGIIVYISSNAGDPNQSESKRSHWYGWSFYCGALSFIIAEIVGVLTVHLFIDTHRVLRARSQRSLQSSTHSLQHRRSNSYRSRYRWRQGQSRSSDSRSREPSPASHRNDLGLYALGRGPPTATHALAHNSLGSGHGIAHFHNSVITNNNFANPHVFTMQNSVKSERELPHIQNSLSTVKRFVFANAHEHNSVKLDNGVVLSQNYKLNSVNPSKSPVHEHNSGNDNSNAVKEPSYMPQSGTATRRTTPV, from the exons ATGAAGGAGACAAACCCCAATCTCTCTTATTTTACGCGTAAAGGCGCACGGCATGAAGAACTCGTGCCAAAACTTCTCGCAAACTTCACTGACAAGGTCACAGAC AGAGCCGGGAGCAGGATGAAGGTATGTAACCGTGGAGTGCAGATGCTCCTCACCACGGCGGGGGCTTTCGTAGCCTTCAGCCTGATGACCATCGCGGTGGGCACCGACTACTGGTTGTACTCGCGTGGAGTTTGCAGGACCAAAAGCGTGAATGACAATGACACTAACCGAAAGAATGAAGAGGTACTTACCCACTCAGGGCTCTGGAGACAGTGCTGCATGGaag GCATATTTAAAGGGGTTTGTAAGAACATTGATCATTTTCTAGAGGATGCAGATTATGAACAAGATGCTGCAGAATATCTACTGC GTGCTGTGCGCGCCTCTAGTCTTTTCCCTATAATGAGTGTGGGACTGCTGTTCATTGGTGGAGTGTGTGTAGCCGCCAGTGAGTTCTACAAAAGCCGACACAACGTTATCCTGAGCGCAGGCATCTTTTTTGTCTCAGCTG gtctcaGCAACATCATTGGCATTATAGTGTACATCTCATCCAACGCTGGTGACCCCAACCAGAGCGAATCCAAGCGCAGTCACTGGTACGGCTGGAGCTTCTACTGCGGCGCTCTTTCCTTCATCATAGCGGAGATTGTAGGCGTCCTGACCGTGCACCTGTTCATCGACACACACCGTGTGTTGAGAGCGCGTTCACAACGCTCACTCCAAAGCAGCACACATTCCCTGCAGCATCGGCGCTCGAACAGCTACCGTTCCCGCTACCGCTGGAGGCAGGGTCAAAGCCGCTCGTCAGACTCCCGGTCGCGCGAACCTTCTCCGGCCAGTCACAGAAACGACCTCGGGCTTTATGCTCTGGGACGCGGACCACCAACAGCTACGCACGCGCTCGCGCATAACTCCCTAGGCTCTGGCCATGGTATTGCACATTTTCATAACTCCGTCATCACTAATAACAACTTTGCAAATCCTCATGTTTTCACCATGCAGAACTCGGTGAAGTCGGAAAGAGAGCTTCCGCACATACAGAACTCGTTGAGCACCGTGAAAAGGTTTGTGTTTGCCAATGCACATGAACACAATTCAGTCAAACTGGATAATGGAGTCGTGCTGTCGCAGAACTATAAATTAAACTCAGTAAATCCCAGTAAAAGCCCAGTGCATGAGCACAATTCTGGGAATGACAATTCCAACGCTGTAAAAGAGCCCTCATATATGCCTCAAAGTGGCACTGCGACAAGAAGAACAACTCCggtgtaa